The Montipora capricornis isolate CH-2021 chromosome 3, ASM3666992v2, whole genome shotgun sequence genome includes the window ACACCACATCTTTGGCTATCCGGATACATGCATCGATTCCCTGGTGACTTGAGTGGGCTCTGACAGTAAGCTCGGGTCTCATGGCTCTGAGAATGATGACGCGCTGATTCTTGAAAAGGATGCCGTTATGGAGTGTCAACTCCTCTCTGAAATTCCAATATTCCCGGATCCTCTGGCAATCCTACCAGAATAGCGTTCTTGAGTGTCTGCATGACGGGGTCTTCTTCCGTAGTCTTCTGTAGTCGGGTAGACTCTCACTGCTGATCTTGACTGTGCTTAAGGGGTCTATGGTGTTTCCAACTCAAGTGCGAAAACGTGAACATCTTCGTCATCGGGATCAGTCTCACCCAGAAACGCTCTGGAGAGGTGGTCTGCGACAAACATCTGTGACCCTGGTTTATACACAACATCAAGATTGTATCGTTGCAATCTGAGCATCATCCGTTGTAAGCGCATTGGTGCATGTAGCAGCGGCTTCTTGAAGATCGACTGTAAAGGCTTATGTTCTGATTCTACAGTGACTTTATCCCGTCTTGATATAtactgagaaaacattttacaGCCAAACACTATGGCGAGACACTCCTTCTCGATCTGCGCATATCTCTGTTCAGTGGTGGATAACGTTTCTGCATGGATGCAAAGGCAACTGGTTGTCCTCTCTACATTAGTGTTGCACCGAGGCCTCGTTCACTGGCGTCGCATTGTGGTGTAACTTCTTCGCTGATATCATAGTATTTGAGGACAGGATGTTGAACTACCAGCTTCTTCATGTCTTCGAATGCCTTGTCGTGTTGTCGGAACCAAATAAATTGTGCGTTGGCTCGGGTCAGATCTCTTAAGGGCTGTGTCACTTCAGAGAGTTTCGGCAGAAACTTTGCCGAATAATTGATGAAACCGAGTAAACTCAATACTTCTTGCTTACATGTGGGCTAAGGCATGTTCTTCACTGCTTTCACTTTATCTAGGTCAGGCTTATAAGATGTTGGAGAcgatgtttgatggaaatcaaacttcgttCAACAACTTCCATCATGATACAACATGATGGctaaacgagtgcaacatgttcgattcagcaatgttggatgatgttacaCTAACATGTTCAGTGGACCCGTAaacgtttggccaggccttaacggCACGAAACGTAAtagtggacgaaagcaaaaaaaaaaactctacccTTCGAAGCCCCCACACAGTGTCAGCATCACCAGTCCCCCAATTCCCGGTTATTTTTTAATGATATgttatgataatgatgatgatgatgttatatcAGAGTTTGCGACCTCTTGCCCTTTGCTTGTACTGTAAACcccctgtttgtgttgtagcttgctgcagagaaaaaCTCGGCAGATGCGTAAAATAACTAactaactactgcattttccctcccatttatttattgaaatatcCTTTGAAAATTGTCGGAAATAGCAATTTCGAGACCGTAACTTACAAacttttctgggggagcatgcccccagaccccccaaCTTTGGAGCGCCTTCGACGCTCAAAACATTCTTCGTgtgcgtacaccttcaaaatctcacgtTACGCTCCTGTTACAGCAAGAGTCGGCATCACTCTTTGTAAAAGTAAGTTCCAGTGATCCATGCCTTGGCTATTATACTGTATTTCTAACGATAAAGTCTCGGACTACTTCGGACAAGTAATATGAAAAAGATATCATGGTCCTGGACGATccaaatatctctttttttaTTCGGTAAGTTCTGTCCATTGGAatttttaaatttccaaaatGAGGTCTCCCACATTAAGTCTCAGGTTTCTTTTTGCTATCTCTGCTTAAGAGCAAGTCtaaaaagttcaaatttttaTGCTGATAAACTGTGCATCTCCGGCCTAGCTCTGTAAaccaacttcgttcccagggtctctcttctctgcctccattgtcgttgagaaaagaggaggcagagaagagagggtaaagacttgtttccatatctcaaagtgcccttggacgtgaggtgcctggcaatgaaattaaatcagtggaatcggaatgctaacagttaagcctaaatattgttttaggcctaattaggcctaagattagcATTTCTATGGGGTTTGGGCTtattcaacagttacattataacctcagtctgcattttactctgaccgattccagtgatttaccgtaaagactcgcagataagccgcaccttttttccaaaaatttgcggtcaaaatcgtaggtgcggcttatctgcgagaccatttgggaaaggtgctgtgaatttcggtgtccagtcttccatcgtccgatattatgcctggttacacagcttcgcacagtgcatgcaagaaaacaacaaatttacgcgcaaaattctatggaaaaactgccttgatttgaatggagaaatacctgtgaacaaataccagaataatatcaatcatatgtcataagtggtggacatgatgtttattctactaaagagctaaaattacgggtaagacttaaaagtatttttcgatccattgttggcaactttgccttggatgaagacagaacacttcatggtctcgactttggatttctttcgagtttttttcatgaaaaacttttttgcCAAAATTTGAGTCGCTAAACTCGTGGTGCGGTttatctgcgagtgcggcttatctgcgagtcgactcctgcgagtctttacggtaatttcattcccaggcacctcacgtccaagggcagcTTTACCAGAAGAGAGACcccgggaacgaggttgcttgtGGACACCACCCATCGCATTGTAACCAAGCCAAAATTTAAGCTTAGTGACCACGCATAATACACGCGGTGTGTCAAGAACAATTTGGCGTGCAAGTTCCCTTATTTCACTTTACCTCTTATCTTTCGTCACAAATCGAGTCACAACgatggcaacaacaacaacaacagaagaAATCGTTGCGCAGTACGAAGAGATGTTCTCGAAACGTTTCACTAGCGAAGATGCCGAATACATGAAGACCGTGAACAAGCAGCAAGCTTCTCCTCCTTGCCTGACGGACTGGATAACTACAGGATACAGAGACAGGTAAAAGAGGGTCATGAATGGGGGATGGCAATCCCATTTCCCAGTCCAAGTTTGGACAATATTCTTTTCCCAGTGGCAATTTAGAAATCCTTAGTCCCTGTCACTAAAATCCCAACCGGAGTTATGATAGGGAAAATATAATTGGTCATAATTTTAGAGCATCGATATGTGTTGTACGGAGGCAGTTAATGATAAGTCTCGAAACGAAACATGAGATTACTGGAGAACGGAGGCAATAAAGACAGTTTGAGGTATAATTTGTAGCTGCATGGGATTGCTTACCCAGGTGTCCGCCAAAAAGGCCTGCTATCACCTGGCACATGACAGCATTCTGAATGGGGCAGTCATTTTACCATTTTACGAAATCCATCAACAAAAGTATCCTCATCAGTTTCCTCCTTGGAGTCTTCACCCTCTTTGGCTAGGCCAAAGGTCTGGGAAATCGGTAGGGTTTCAGTTCCTGTGTCTACCACATACCAAGAATTGCGGTCGATCCGCCCTAGAGTCAATCCGCCCCGTATCATCCAAAGTCGATCCGCCCCACAGCTGAGTCGATCCGCCCCAAATGACATATATTGAAATATTCGAGCGATATTATTTCTGAATGATGAAATAACTCACGTCCGAGTGAAAATATCGATCAATCGCCTGGTTTGGCGAGTGGAATTGTCGCCCGAATTGTCGTTCTTCCCCATATTACTGAGTCGATCCGCCCCGCATTTGACACATTAACTAATTTCTGTTCAACAAAAGATGATCTCTAATGTTAACATACCAGTACTGTTCTGAAAGCGTCATAGAAATGTGCACGTATAAAATTTCCCGTTTCGTAGATGATCAGGAGCTCCTGTACTAGATGATGTATGAATAGCTTCTGTTCAAGTAACATTTACATGAGGTACCAATTCGCCATAATACAAACCGCTTTATTGTCAACGATGAGAAACACTCCAATTTCTTTTTACAATACTGTTGGTCTTAGTTAATATTACAAACCGCTTTAtttccaaattttcttttataaCTTCTACGCGACAGACTACTCGGCCATCATCCTCTTCAATACTACTAGTTGTAGTTAATATTACAAACTGCTAATTATTTTTACAAATTACCCGGCAAATAGAATAATCCTCATCATCGCTTATGTTCGAAAGCGTTACTGCCGAATAAGATTGCTTTGGCCGCGCGCAAGATGGAGACACTTTTAGACGCCGAATTCGAAACTTTGGATTAATTTTATACCTCAACGTAGCccttaagatttttttcattaattgacTCAACTGATCATTATTTGTATTTTCAAATCAAGAGCGCGAGTTCATAAATTTTCACTGAATTTCATGTAATGAGTTTGCTGACTGGCGTTGTCCTTATGAAAACATTGCGATATTTACTCGCAAACATCCATTAAAAAAgtcttgaaataaaaaataaaaaaacccttCAGCCATTTTGAACTATGAATCTACGGTGATGAAGGAAAGCGGTTGCTCTCAGTAGCTagaaaaaaaagtcgcgccaaataaaaaaagtcgcgccaaatgaaAAAAAGTCGCGTCTAAGGCAAAAAAAGTCTcgccagaaaaataaaaaagaatgcACACAAGCAGGTGGCACTAACAGGGCTCCGTAGAAACCTCATCAATCACGAGCTCTAATTGTGTCGTTCTACATATCGATTTCAGTTGTAAAGAAAGCGGATCAGTCACCCATGTAAAAAAGAACTTACCGCTCCATTCAATTGTAGTGCCGAAAACATAAACCCGGCAGGGTCGGCATCGCCACCCTAACTCTACCTCTCCCCGAATGGCGGCACGATACGTCTGTCGGTCAATGCCGGTGCAGCATGTGCGATGGTTCCAAAGGCCGCATCCGTCGCACTGCAGCGCCTCTTGACGCTCGGTGACTGGAGTAGCGCACTCGATGCAGTTATCCATGATaggttttggaaattttcagtTTTGGTTTTCATCGGTAACGTTTTCGATGAGTGAGTAGCAAATGGGTTGGGATGGCTTTAACAGATGATATCTAATTGCTTGCAAGGTAAGTTGGATCGACTTTGGATGATACGGGGCGGATCGACTCTAGTTATGCGGGGCGGATCGACCCTGGGGCGGATCGACCGGTTACCCATACCAATCGTGCCTTGCCTAATACCTGATCTGAGCTTCTTCTTTTCGAATGATTAGGATTTCGAATGATCATCACAAAGCAGTGGCCAGGAACACAAGAagacgacatgaaatagttgaACTAATATTTGATATCCTCAAATAGTGCAAATTCCATTCGCACGTACAGTCtaggtcacaaatgttgtaacacagacggcaatttgccccctgtcccccttcaatgttgatgtttatgggttggagtgcaaaaaccaaccgaTATATGCAGCATTGATgggagggaggaggggggggggggtaggttATTAATAGCtttgatgcgcttcacttgctgttcaagcgaCGTGTTACAGCTATTTATGACGGAGGTTGTAGGACTCTTCATCTCCCATTCCCAGAAACAAAATCCCAGTTCACCGTCATCAAACTGCATTTTCCCACTGAAAAATCAGGTCAATCCGTGTTCCCATTTTACCCCTTCATGACCCTTGTAAAATACTGCAACATTCGGGTTTAACATTTCAGAATTGGGGGGTTCACATTACAAGTTAAACTCATCGGCAAGATGAGCTTGGGCAAGATGAGCTTGGGTTTAGGTGCCTAAAAGAGTCATGATGGACGTGCACGTCCACACTCAACGAGGGGGAGACATGGTAAGCCTACCAAAGTCCACCACCTGGCTCCTGTCACACTGCAGCAGTCAGTGGAATACTTACCATTCCATCCCTGCCGGAGGGAGATGTGGGTGGGAGCAAAAAGATGAGCCAAAAAGTACAGCTGAAAGATCAACAATGATCTGCAACGTTGAGCtagcagggcttgaaattgcgactcactggttgccaatgcgaccaaaaattgagtgctggcaactagattttcagaactggttGCCAGCTGGGGAATCATGTTTTGTCTGATtacccaggataaacagtagacaacttttgtatttgaatctctatatgatgaaatcgttcagaactggtagctagaatacgactcacctttctttccccattaaaataatgtataaatactacaagaaaaatcggtttctcacattgtttattaatttaataGCACAAATGTACTTCGATACTTCGATCACCACGTTTACtaggcgccatattgtttcagcCGCTTCATGGGATCTTGGGCGCACTTAAACACGGTATGCTTCTAATGCCGGTTGCGTGAATTTTGCACCTGGAAGACAAAGATTCagcaagaaggttaattgaaaatttaaatccataTTACCGAAGTACCTCCTtggaactagcttgatattgataatacaTTGACAATGAACCTGGACGTCACAtatttgaaatttgcatggaacctgcaaaaagcaacctgtacccttaacATAAAGTGGGTTGGAAaacttgtcccctctgttagaaagcgaacacctgcaaaattgactgcACAAGAtgattaataaatggagataaataGCGGTAGAAAAGTACATTAAGAAACCAAGTTCGTCTGATTCTAGAGGCCACTGAAACCGTATACAAGCCgctccttttattttatctcgggTGGAGACTGGTACGAGTATTGTGATTGTGTGGGGCCCTAGGCTGAGCAATTGTAGTATTGCGTTTACTTGCGATAAAGGTAAGTTGCTTGCCACCCAAGCTGTAGAGCtgtaggagaataaagaactatgttttgaagaggtgaaaagcaaggataaaggacccatgtttgccttgcACGGACTGTGCTTTGCTCTATTTCAAATAACCTtagaacaccatcaccaaactaaaGACAAAGCCAAAAATAGCAATGGCTTTAGAGATCTTTctcatgctggttttttttttgtgctcttAAAGAATTttgactttccttgcatgcaaagttggcgaccaaaatttatgatctggcgaccaaattttccccACTAGTCGCCAGCTGGGACCTGAGCAAAAAAGTCCATTTCAAGCCCTGGCTAGTAAATGCCCCTGCAGCATGCAAAGGTTGCCCCCAATAGCTTTAGTTTGTAACACTGCTGGCTAGCAACTTTGCCTAAATTTTATTTGGCCACATTTAAACTCATTGGCAAGATGAGCTTGGGGTTAGGCGCCTGGAACAGTCGGGATGGACGCATATATCCACACACAACAGGGGGGAGACATAGTAAGCCCACCACAGTCCATTACCAATCTAGAACCAGTGTCTGAGGAGCCGGATGGACAGTGGTAGAGAGACCATGGAACCCCGGACAgcactgcactgcactgcacACCACCACAAGCAACCAAATAAACATACCTGCAACCGTTAGGGTTGACTGAATTTGACATGCACATTAATGTATTCCCACAATGTTACTGAAGTAATTTTGAGTGTTTATTTACCTTAGCAATAAAAAGAGAAGAACCATTTGTCATATCACTTTCACTAATTGGATTAACAGATTTGGTCATTCTGAATGTGTCGGTTACAGCAACGGGTGTAGTCCCttctttctctcctcttcccaagcctccctcggtcTTTTTATTCAATTCaacgactgcctcagaaaagcgggccgctTGACTGATTTCTGAAGGGACTGTTTACAGTCTATTGCAAACTTGGGttacttagtgtttagttaccGCTAAAatggttttgaaatccaaagaaaaagaagaattattGAGTTTTGGTCATATTAGCACTTGAACATGATTATAATAAGAGGATAAGCATGTATCGGTTTTTTGTCATTATTCAGCCGCCATGACAGCAGAAGTGACAGGTCCAGACATGATAGTGGGCGAGACCATGGAAGGCGCTATGGAGAT containing:
- the LOC138042566 gene encoding RNA guanine-N7 methyltransferase activating subunit-like is translated as MATTTTTEEIVAQYEEMFSKRFTSEDAEYMKTVNKQQASPPCLTDWITTGYRDSRHDSRSDRSRHDSGRDHGRRYGDHDDRRGDDRYRHRDDRSGGRYRDERYRAYEDRQKPATEYGSQGYYEMFY